From Sphingomonas hengshuiensis, one genomic window encodes:
- a CDS encoding alginate export family protein produces MRHALALMLLGVPAARAQALPETVNWRYDEDWSGLRDRAQRPGAPWWLPAKYVPLDAAGRVTLTTGIDARVRYEGFTGNEWGSGAAPDDGYLWLRALPYADLHVGSLRAFVQPIAGYARGVRPISGPVDRTGVDLLQGFADLRLSLGSATLTVRGGRELVALGSERLVGARWGPNIPQAFDGLRAILDAGATRVQLLRLRPVQIGPGDFDDRTSTTKRLSGAYATTRLPIGSGDLYYLDAINRAAHFDQGSGREHRQSFGLRLFGAAGGLRWNWEAMVQRGRFAGAPIRAWSVASETGYRFAHAPLTPLVRLRANVVSGDRDPADRVLQTFDPLYPKGKYFGELSPLGPYNIVNLHPGVTFTLGHGVDLGLAAVRYWRESRGDGLYGVPGNLIRSGKGSRSRDIGEQAEVLIEWQANRALSFSASASLFRAGRFLRETGPARPIHMAAFETAYRF; encoded by the coding sequence GTGAGGCACGCGCTGGCGCTGATGCTGCTGGGGGTCCCAGCGGCGCGGGCACAGGCGCTGCCCGAGACCGTCAACTGGCGCTATGACGAGGACTGGTCGGGTCTGCGCGACCGGGCGCAGCGGCCCGGCGCCCCCTGGTGGCTCCCGGCGAAATATGTACCGCTCGATGCCGCTGGGCGCGTCACGCTAACCACCGGCATCGACGCGCGGGTGCGCTATGAGGGGTTTACCGGCAACGAATGGGGATCGGGTGCGGCGCCCGACGATGGCTATCTCTGGCTGCGGGCGCTGCCCTATGCCGATCTCCACGTCGGCAGCCTGCGCGCCTTTGTCCAGCCGATCGCGGGCTATGCGCGCGGCGTGCGGCCGATCAGCGGGCCGGTCGACCGCACCGGCGTCGACCTGTTGCAGGGGTTCGCCGACCTCCGCCTGTCGCTCGGCAGCGCCACGCTGACGGTGCGTGGGGGGCGCGAACTTGTCGCGCTCGGCTCGGAGCGGCTGGTCGGCGCACGCTGGGGACCGAACATTCCGCAGGCGTTTGACGGGCTCCGCGCGATCCTCGATGCCGGGGCGACCCGCGTCCAGTTGCTCCGCCTGCGACCCGTCCAGATCGGGCCGGGGGATTTCGACGACCGCACCTCCACCACCAAGCGGCTGTCGGGTGCCTATGCCACCACCCGGCTGCCGATCGGGAGCGGCGACCTTTATTATCTCGACGCCATCAACCGCGCCGCGCATTTCGACCAGGGCAGCGGGCGCGAGCATCGCCAGAGCTTCGGGCTGCGGCTGTTCGGCGCGGCGGGCGGACTGCGCTGGAACTGGGAGGCGATGGTCCAGCGCGGGCGCTTTGCCGGCGCGCCGATCCGGGCATGGTCGGTGGCGAGCGAGACCGGCTATCGCTTCGCCCATGCCCCGCTCACCCCGCTGGTGCGGCTGCGCGCCAATGTGGTGAGCGGCGATCGCGATCCCGCGGACCGGGTGCTCCAGACCTTCGACCCGCTCTATCCCAAGGGCAAATATTTCGGCGAGCTGTCCCCGCTCGGGCCGTATAACATCGTGAACCTTCACCCCGGCGTTACATTCACGCTGGGCCACGGCGTCGACCTTGGGCTGGCGGCGGTGCGTTACTGGCGCGAAAGCCGCGGCGACGGGCTGTACGGCGTGCCGGGCAATTTGATACGCAGCGGCAAGGGCTCCCGCTCGCGCGACATAGGGGAGCAGGCGGAGGTTCTGATCGAATGGCAGGCGAACCGCGCTTTGTCCTTCTCCGCATCCGCCTCGCTGTTTCGCGCGGGTCGCTTCCTTCGCGAGACTGGGCCGGCGCGACCGATCCACATGGCGGCGTTCGAAACCGCCTATCGATTCTGA
- a CDS encoding YoaK family protein: protein MASIGARPPELVSPLLLMSAVTGLIDAVSVLGLGRVFTANMTGNVVFLGFAATGTPGFHFKPLLVALLLFLFGALVAGYSARALEHLTMRHWVVRHFAVEALLLFAAALLAIGYDSATLQPEVRLYAIIALTAVAMGFRNATVRHLKVVDMTTTVLTLTLTGLAADSSLAGGSNPNWQRRLASVVAILVGAGAGAWMVTQWSLAPPLFLATALIAAAAAMVAVRR, encoded by the coding sequence ATGGCGTCGATCGGCGCGCGTCCGCCCGAACTGGTTTCGCCGCTGCTGCTGATGTCGGCAGTCACCGGGCTGATCGATGCGGTCAGCGTGCTGGGGCTGGGGCGAGTGTTCACTGCGAACATGACGGGCAATGTCGTGTTCCTCGGCTTTGCCGCGACGGGCACCCCGGGGTTCCACTTCAAGCCGCTGCTCGTCGCCCTGCTGCTGTTCCTGTTCGGCGCGCTGGTGGCCGGGTATAGCGCCCGCGCACTGGAGCATCTGACGATGCGGCATTGGGTCGTCCGTCACTTCGCAGTCGAGGCGCTGCTGCTGTTCGCCGCTGCCCTGCTCGCGATCGGCTATGACAGCGCGACGCTCCAGCCCGAGGTGCGGCTATACGCGATCATCGCGCTGACCGCGGTGGCGATGGGGTTCCGCAATGCGACGGTGCGCCACCTGAAGGTCGTCGACATGACGACGACGGTGCTCACGCTCACGCTGACCGGGCTCGCCGCCGACTCCTCGCTCGCGGGGGGCAGTAATCCCAATTGGCAGCGGCGGCTGGCCAGCGTCGTCGCGATCCTGGTCGGGGCGGGGGCGGGGGCGTGGATGGTGACGCAGTGGAGCCTCGCGCCGCCGCTGTTCCTCGCTACCGCGCTGATCGCCGCGGCGGCGGCGATGGTCGCGGTGCGCCGGTGA
- a CDS encoding DoxX family protein: MTTPPPIAALLDARWFGVAARALLTLPFSTSGIAKLFDLPGALGEAAHFGLQPAMLTVAATILVQIGGSALLIAGRAAWLGAGALGVFTALATLIAHPYWTLADPVARFHERNTFLEHVGLIGGLMLGAILAQRREAR; this comes from the coding sequence ATGACGACGCCGCCCCCCATCGCGGCGCTGCTCGATGCGCGCTGGTTCGGCGTCGCGGCGCGCGCGCTGCTTACGCTGCCGTTCTCGACGAGCGGAATCGCCAAGCTGTTCGACCTGCCCGGCGCGCTGGGCGAGGCGGCGCATTTCGGGTTGCAGCCGGCGATGCTGACCGTGGCGGCGACGATCCTGGTGCAGATCGGCGGCTCCGCGCTGCTGATCGCAGGGCGCGCGGCGTGGCTGGGCGCGGGGGCGCTGGGGGTGTTCACGGCGCTGGCGACGCTGATCGCGCATCCCTATTGGACGCTGGCCGACCCGGTCGCGCGGTTTCACGAGCGCAACACGTTCCTGGAGCATGTCGGGCTGATCGGCGGGCTGATGCTCGGCGCGATCCTGGCGCAGCGGCGGGAGGCGCGCTGA
- a CDS encoding amidohydrolase, whose translation MTDLILVNAKVTTLDRANPVADAVAVRDGRILAVGREAEVRAAAAPDAEILDAGGRRLIPGLIDSHIHVIRGGLNYNMELRWDGVPSLSDAMAMLRAQVARTPSPQWVRVVGGFTENQFAEKRLPTLDELNAAAPDTPVFILHLYDRALLNAAALRQVGYTRDTPNPPGGEIVRDAAGNPTGLLLAKPNAMILYATLAKGPKLPADYQKNSTRHFLRELNGLGVTSVIDAGGGFQNYPDDYAIIEELHRDGQLTLRIAYNLFTQKPKEELKDFASWSTQVKPGQGDDLYRHNGAGEMLVYSAADFEDFRVERPEMPANMEGDLEPVVRLLAERRWPWRLHATYDQTISRALDVFEKVNRDVPLAGLNWFFDHCETISDRSIDRIAALGGGIAVQHRMAYQGEYYIERYGARAAEATPPIAKMLRAGLPVGGGTDATRVASYNPWVSLSWMVTGKTVGGTTLYPAANRLDRETALRLWTEANTWFSTEQGKKGQIKAGQLADLVLLSDDYFSVPESEIVHIRSVLTMLGGKVVSGSGDYRGLAPPLPAPMPDWSPVATFGGYHVAERRQLASACGCASGCGVHGHDHARALAASVPARDNAGFWGAFGCSCWAV comes from the coding sequence ATGACCGACCTGATCCTCGTCAATGCCAAGGTGACGACGCTCGACCGCGCCAATCCGGTCGCGGACGCCGTCGCGGTGCGCGACGGGCGCATCCTCGCGGTGGGCCGCGAAGCCGAAGTGCGCGCTGCCGCCGCCCCGGATGCCGAGATACTGGACGCGGGCGGGCGGCGGCTGATCCCGGGACTGATCGACAGCCATATCCATGTCATCCGCGGCGGGTTGAACTATAATATGGAACTCCGCTGGGACGGCGTGCCCAGCCTGTCCGACGCGATGGCGATGCTGCGCGCACAGGTCGCGCGCACGCCCAGCCCGCAATGGGTGCGCGTCGTCGGCGGCTTTACCGAGAACCAGTTCGCCGAGAAGCGCCTGCCGACGCTCGACGAACTCAACGCCGCCGCGCCCGATACGCCGGTGTTCATCCTCCACCTCTACGACCGCGCGCTGCTCAACGCCGCCGCGCTGCGCCAGGTCGGCTATACCAGGGACACGCCCAACCCGCCGGGAGGCGAGATCGTGCGCGATGCGGCGGGCAACCCGACGGGCCTGTTGCTGGCAAAGCCCAATGCGATGATCCTCTACGCGACGCTGGCGAAGGGGCCGAAGCTGCCCGCCGACTATCAGAAGAACTCCACGCGTCATTTCCTGCGTGAGCTGAACGGGCTGGGCGTGACGAGCGTGATCGACGCCGGGGGCGGGTTCCAGAACTACCCCGACGATTATGCGATCATCGAGGAGCTGCACCGCGACGGCCAGCTCACGCTGCGCATCGCCTACAACCTGTTCACGCAGAAGCCCAAGGAAGAGCTGAAGGACTTTGCGAGCTGGTCTACCCAGGTCAAGCCGGGGCAGGGCGACGATTTGTATCGCCATAACGGCGCGGGTGAGATGCTCGTCTATTCGGCGGCGGATTTCGAGGATTTCCGTGTCGAGCGCCCCGAAATGCCCGCGAACATGGAAGGCGATCTCGAGCCGGTCGTCCGGCTGCTCGCCGAGCGGCGCTGGCCGTGGCGGCTCCACGCCACCTATGACCAGACGATCAGCCGGGCGCTCGACGTATTCGAGAAGGTCAATCGCGACGTGCCGCTGGCCGGGCTCAACTGGTTCTTCGACCATTGCGAGACGATCAGCGACCGCAGCATCGATCGCATCGCCGCGCTGGGCGGCGGGATCGCGGTGCAGCACCGCATGGCCTATCAGGGCGAATATTATATCGAGCGCTATGGCGCCCGCGCCGCCGAGGCGACGCCGCCGATCGCCAAGATGCTGCGCGCCGGGCTGCCGGTGGGCGGCGGCACCGATGCGACGCGGGTGGCGAGCTATAATCCCTGGGTCTCGCTCTCGTGGATGGTGACGGGCAAGACCGTCGGCGGCACGACCTTGTACCCCGCCGCCAACCGGCTGGACCGCGAGACCGCGCTGCGGCTGTGGACCGAGGCGAACACCTGGTTCTCGACCGAACAGGGCAAGAAGGGGCAGATCAAGGCGGGGCAGCTCGCCGACCTGGTGCTGCTCTCCGACGATTATTTCAGCGTCCCCGAAAGCGAGATCGTCCATATCCGGTCGGTGCTGACGATGCTCGGCGGCAAGGTGGTCAGCGGCAGCGGCGATTATCGCGGGCTGGCGCCGCCACTGCCTGCGCCGATGCCCGACTGGTCGCCGGTCGCGACCTTTGGCGGATACCATGTCGCCGAGCGCCGCCAGCTCGCCAGCGCATGCGGTTGCGCCAGCGGATGCGGGGTGCACGGCCATGACCATGCCCGCGCGCTGGCCGCGAGCGTGCCCGCCCGCGACAATGCCGGGTTCTGGGGTGCGTTCGGTTGCAGTTGCTGGGCGGTATGA
- a CDS encoding XapX domain-containing protein: protein MKPYLFSLGIGLLVGVLYGMMGVRSPAPPVIALMGLLGMLVGEQAVPVVRRLIAREPVLPYVRTECAEHILGPQARRGCDPEQSG from the coding sequence ATGAAGCCGTATCTCTTCTCACTCGGCATCGGCCTGTTGGTCGGCGTGCTGTACGGCATGATGGGCGTCCGTTCGCCCGCGCCGCCGGTCATCGCGCTGATGGGGCTGCTCGGGATGCTCGTCGGCGAACAGGCGGTGCCGGTCGTGCGCCGGCTGATCGCGCGCGAGCCGGTGCTGCCCTATGTCCGCACCGAATGCGCCGAGCATATCCTGGGGCCGCAGGCGCGGCGCGGCTGCGATCCCGAGCAGAGCGGATGA
- a CDS encoding hydrolase: MSITATPTPGKSLLTPADHTLILIDHQSQMAFATKSIDGATLRTNTALVAQAAAGFGVDTIVTTVAATSFSGPVFDEVLEAFPDAAQIDRTTMNCWEDANVIAAVNAIGKPRVVLAGLWTGVCIVGPAVSAIDQGFDVYVIADACGDVSSEAHDRAMDRMVQAGAKPMTAVQYLLELQRDWGRGETYAMTTGIARKYAGSYGLGIAYARSMFDAHEGGHAQAA, encoded by the coding sequence ATGTCCATCACTGCCACGCCGACCCCCGGCAAATCGCTGCTGACTCCCGCCGACCACACGCTGATCCTGATCGACCATCAGTCGCAGATGGCGTTCGCGACCAAATCGATCGACGGCGCGACATTGCGCACCAACACCGCACTGGTGGCGCAGGCGGCTGCGGGCTTCGGCGTGGACACGATCGTCACCACCGTTGCCGCGACGAGCTTTTCGGGGCCGGTATTCGACGAAGTGCTGGAGGCCTTTCCCGACGCAGCGCAGATCGACCGGACCACGATGAACTGCTGGGAAGACGCGAACGTGATCGCGGCGGTCAACGCGATCGGCAAGCCGCGCGTGGTGCTCGCCGGGCTATGGACCGGGGTGTGCATCGTCGGCCCGGCGGTCTCGGCGATCGACCAGGGCTTCGACGTCTATGTCATCGCCGATGCGTGCGGCGATGTATCGAGCGAGGCGCATGACCGCGCGATGGACCGGATGGTCCAGGCCGGGGCCAAGCCGATGACGGCGGTCCAGTATCTGCTCGAACTCCAACGCGACTGGGGCCGTGGCGAGACCTATGCGATGACCACCGGGATCGCGCGCAAATATGCGGGCAGCTATGGCCTCGGCATCGCCTATGCCCGGTCGATGTTCGACGCGCACGAAGGTGGCCACGCCCAGGCGGCCTGA
- a CDS encoding response regulator transcription factor, whose translation MHAESLVYIVDDDESLRLTLDSLFRSVGMATRLFASAAEVLAAPRPDGPSCMVLDVRLPGISGLDFQEQLAAAGISIPVVLMTGHGDIPMSVRAMKAGAVDFLPKPFRDQDMLDAVTAGIQRDRERRDAEHKIAELRSTFATLTPRERQVMALVTAGQLNKQVAYTLGLSEITVKIHRGSAMRKMSARTLPELVRMAEALEISPLTEVPASAA comes from the coding sequence TTGCACGCAGAGAGCCTGGTCTACATCGTCGACGACGATGAATCGCTTCGACTGACGCTGGACAGCCTGTTCCGCTCGGTCGGCATGGCGACGCGGCTGTTCGCCTCGGCTGCCGAAGTGCTCGCCGCGCCGCGCCCGGACGGCCCGTCGTGCATGGTCCTCGACGTGCGCCTGCCCGGCATCAGCGGGCTGGATTTCCAGGAACAGCTCGCCGCCGCCGGGATCAGCATTCCGGTGGTGCTGATGACCGGGCATGGCGACATCCCGATGAGCGTGCGCGCGATGAAGGCGGGCGCGGTCGATTTCCTGCCCAAGCCGTTTCGCGACCAGGACATGCTCGACGCCGTCACTGCCGGCATCCAGCGCGACCGCGAACGCCGCGATGCCGAGCACAAGATCGCCGAGCTGCGGTCGACCTTCGCCACGCTCACCCCGCGCGAGCGTCAGGTGATGGCGCTGGTCACGGCGGGTCAGCTCAACAAGCAGGTCGCCTATACGCTGGGGCTGAGCGAGATCACGGTGAAGATCCATCGCGGATCGGCGATGCGCAAGATGAGCGCGCGCACCCTGCCCGAACTGGTCCGCATGGCGGAGGCGCTGGAAATCTCGCCGCTTACCGAAGTGCCCGCCTCGGCGGCCTAA
- a CDS encoding sulfite oxidase-like oxidoreductase has protein sequence MADDLPPEDSKLTRSKRAWAEQGKFLTGRVSRAEAERLPPGQHLVKDWPVLDLGRQPEVALDRWRLQVDGMVERPVMLDWAGFQALEQVDRVSDIHCVTTWSRYDNRWRGVATRAVLDLVQPRDEAVAVMLHSYDGYTTNLLLADFAAEDALLVHQWEGKPLTRSHGGPVRAMVPHLYFWKSAKWISRIEVIGRDRPGFWEASGYHLRGDPWAEERYSGD, from the coding sequence ATGGCCGACGACCTTCCCCCCGAGGACAGCAAGCTCACTCGATCGAAGCGCGCCTGGGCCGAGCAGGGCAAGTTCCTCACCGGGCGGGTGTCGCGGGCCGAGGCCGAGCGACTGCCGCCGGGGCAGCATCTGGTGAAGGACTGGCCGGTGCTCGATCTGGGCCGCCAGCCCGAGGTCGCGCTCGACCGCTGGCGGTTGCAAGTCGACGGGATGGTCGAGCGCCCGGTGATGCTCGACTGGGCGGGGTTCCAGGCGCTGGAGCAGGTCGATCGGGTGAGCGACATCCACTGCGTCACGACCTGGTCGCGCTACGACAATCGCTGGCGGGGCGTAGCGACGCGCGCGGTGCTCGACCTGGTCCAGCCGCGCGACGAAGCGGTGGCGGTGATGCTGCACAGCTATGACGGCTATACCACCAACCTGCTGCTCGCCGATTTCGCCGCCGAGGATGCGCTGCTCGTCCATCAATGGGAGGGCAAGCCGCTGACGCGATCGCATGGCGGCCCGGTGCGCGCGATGGTGCCGCACCTCTATTTCTGGAAAAGCGCCAAATGGATATCGCGGATCGAAGTGATCGGGCGCGATCGGCCCGGCTTCTGGGAAGCCAGTGGCTATCATCTGCGCGGTGATCCCTGGGCCGAGGAGCGCTATTCGGGCGATTGA
- a CDS encoding response regulator transcription factor — protein sequence MTRIAAQIVAIVEDDESVRIAMRGLVRSYGFTAEAFESGEAYLAADAPERTGCLITDVEMPGMDGFALVRRLGERGCHTPVVMVSAGTSPDLEGRALECGARGLLRKPFPAAALIAHLDATLGAGRA from the coding sequence GTGACGAGGATTGCTGCCCAGATCGTCGCGATCGTCGAGGATGACGAATCGGTGCGGATCGCGATGCGTGGGCTGGTGCGGTCCTATGGCTTCACTGCCGAGGCGTTCGAATCCGGCGAGGCCTATCTCGCCGCCGATGCGCCCGAGCGTACCGGATGCCTGATCACCGATGTCGAGATGCCGGGGATGGACGGGTTCGCGCTGGTGCGGCGGCTGGGCGAGCGCGGGTGTCATACGCCGGTCGTGATGGTGAGCGCAGGGACCAGCCCCGACCTCGAGGGGCGGGCGCTGGAGTGCGGCGCGCGCGGACTGTTGCGCAAGCCGTTTCCCGCCGCCGCGCTGATCGCGCATCTGGATGCGACGCTGGGCGCCGGACGCGCCTGA
- a CDS encoding PAS domain-containing sensor histidine kinase, with protein sequence MTTAGHDADLFDMAHDSIVICDAAGRIVAWNAASALLYGWQGTEAIGRVADEMLRTQGPEDTARRRRSLLESGRWEGQLRRAAADDRPLVVEVRQRVRRDAGGAPVAIVETAREVTDRLKLAESERKYRLSFNEMPIALWELDAKRFGEMYFGLHERGIADFRAHAAAHPEFLAEALATLRVPAANGQALRLFGVRDLAALLAHMPALWADDATLLDAFAAHIAGAPTYSAETRIHTLSGEVRHVLFSVSFADQSRPESLNMVGAIDITERVRAEEALERIREDFTHAARIAMLGELTASIAHEVNQPLAAISAGAEASLRWLAAAQPDLDEVRALATRIVSDARRAADIIDRVRAMAQRRVGQREPIGINRIVEDVLLILRPELRARGVAVELDLAPADPPIEADRTQMQQVLVNLALNAAQAMDACPQPLLTLRTAREGDRALLRVEDNGPGIDEAAMPRLFDSFFTTRAAGLGMGLRICRSIVEAHGGHIRAGNLPGGGACFEIALPIAG encoded by the coding sequence ATGACGACGGCCGGCCATGATGCCGATCTGTTCGATATGGCCCATGACAGCATCGTGATCTGCGACGCGGCGGGGCGGATCGTCGCGTGGAACGCGGCCTCCGCACTGCTGTACGGCTGGCAGGGGACCGAGGCGATCGGGCGCGTGGCCGACGAGATGCTTCGCACCCAAGGTCCCGAAGATACTGCGCGGCGCCGCAGGTCGCTTCTCGAAAGCGGTCGATGGGAAGGCCAGTTGCGCCGCGCCGCCGCCGACGACCGCCCGCTGGTCGTCGAAGTCCGCCAGCGCGTGCGGCGCGACGCGGGCGGCGCCCCGGTCGCGATCGTCGAGACCGCGCGCGAAGTCACCGACCGCCTCAAGCTGGCCGAGAGCGAGCGGAAATACCGGCTGTCGTTCAACGAAATGCCGATCGCGCTGTGGGAACTCGACGCCAAGCGGTTCGGCGAGATGTATTTCGGGCTGCACGAACGCGGCATCGCCGATTTCCGCGCGCATGCCGCCGCGCATCCCGAATTCCTGGCGGAAGCGCTGGCGACGTTGCGCGTGCCCGCAGCGAACGGCCAGGCGCTGCGGCTGTTCGGAGTGCGCGATCTTGCCGCGCTGCTTGCGCACATGCCCGCGCTCTGGGCGGACGATGCGACGCTGCTCGATGCCTTTGCCGCGCATATCGCCGGTGCGCCGACCTACAGCGCCGAGACGCGCATCCACACGCTGAGCGGCGAGGTGCGGCATGTGCTGTTCAGCGTGTCCTTTGCCGACCAGAGCCGGCCCGAGAGCCTGAACATGGTCGGCGCGATCGACATTACCGAGCGTGTCCGCGCCGAGGAAGCGCTGGAGCGCATCCGCGAGGATTTCACCCATGCCGCGCGGATCGCGATGCTGGGCGAACTGACAGCGTCGATCGCGCACGAAGTCAACCAGCCGCTCGCCGCGATCAGCGCCGGCGCCGAGGCCAGCCTGCGCTGGCTCGCCGCGGCCCAGCCCGACCTCGACGAAGTCCGCGCGCTGGCGACGCGGATCGTGAGCGATGCCCGCCGCGCCGCCGACATCATCGACCGCGTCCGCGCGATGGCGCAGCGCCGCGTCGGCCAGCGCGAGCCGATCGGGATCAACCGCATCGTCGAGGACGTGCTGTTGATCCTGCGCCCCGAACTGCGCGCCCGCGGCGTGGCGGTCGAGCTCGACCTCGCGCCGGCCGATCCGCCGATCGAGGCGGATCGCACCCAGATGCAGCAGGTGCTGGTCAACCTCGCGCTCAACGCGGCGCAGGCGATGGACGCCTGCCCCCAGCCTTTGCTGACGCTGCGCACCGCGCGCGAAGGCGACCGCGCGCTGCTGCGCGTCGAGGACAACGGCCCCGGGATCGACGAAGCGGCGATGCCACGGCTGTTCGACAGCTTCTTCACCACGCGCGCCGCCGGGCTGGGCATGGGGCTGCGCATCTGCCGCTCGATCGTCGAGGCGCATGGCGGGCATATCCGCGCGGGCAACCTCCCCGGCGGCGGCGCATGCTTCGAGATCGCGCTGCCGATCGCGGGATAA
- the ccoN gene encoding cytochrome-c oxidase, cbb3-type subunit I — MDEVVTRSIAWFLLAVLALLALATTADPGFGVHMALFAGAALLAAFYAMKGAGKPAPIPTPGEYDDDVIRWGTIATVFWGVVGFLAGLYIALQLAFPALNLGLEYTSFGRLRPLHTSAVIFAFGGNALIATSFYVVQRTCRARLAFPGLAKFVFWGYQLFIVLAATGYLMGITEGKEYAEPEWYVDIWLTIVWVSYLAVFVGTLVKRHEPHIYVANWFYLAFIVTVAMLHLVNNLSMPVHLLGAKSYSAFAGVQDALTQWWYGHNAVGFFLTAGFLGMMYYFVPKQAQRPVYSYRLSIVHFWSLIFLYIWAGPHHLHYTALPDWAQTLGMVFSVMLWMPSWGGMINGLMTLQGAWDKIRTDPIIRMQVLALAFYGMSTFEGPMMSIKSVNSLSHYTDWTIGHVHSGALGWVGMISFAAVYFMTPRLWKRERLYSLRMINWHFWCATAGIVVYASSMWVAGIMQGLMWREYGPDGYLVYSFAEVVGAMKPYYLIRAFGGGLYLLGALFMVWNVWMTIAGKLRVEKPLHDADYDPAADKPLPKGVVGHADPALLPAE, encoded by the coding sequence ATGGACGAAGTCGTCACCAGGTCGATTGCCTGGTTCTTACTCGCGGTGCTGGCGCTGCTAGCGCTCGCGACTACCGCCGATCCCGGATTCGGGGTGCATATGGCGTTGTTCGCGGGCGCGGCGCTGCTCGCCGCATTTTATGCGATGAAGGGCGCGGGAAAGCCCGCGCCGATCCCGACCCCGGGCGAGTATGACGACGACGTCATCCGCTGGGGCACGATCGCGACCGTCTTCTGGGGCGTGGTCGGGTTCCTCGCGGGGCTCTATATCGCGCTCCAGCTCGCCTTTCCGGCGCTGAACCTGGGCCTCGAATATACCAGCTTCGGGCGCCTCAGACCGCTGCACACTTCGGCGGTGATCTTCGCGTTCGGCGGCAATGCGCTGATCGCGACCAGCTTCTACGTCGTCCAGCGCACCTGCCGCGCGCGGCTGGCCTTTCCCGGCCTCGCGAAGTTCGTGTTCTGGGGCTACCAGCTCTTCATCGTGCTGGCCGCAACCGGCTATCTGATGGGGATCACCGAGGGCAAGGAATATGCCGAGCCCGAATGGTATGTCGACATCTGGCTGACGATCGTCTGGGTCTCGTATCTCGCGGTGTTCGTCGGCACGCTGGTCAAGCGGCATGAGCCGCATATCTATGTCGCCAACTGGTTCTATCTCGCCTTCATCGTCACCGTGGCGATGCTCCACCTCGTCAACAATCTGTCGATGCCGGTGCATCTGCTGGGCGCCAAGAGCTACTCCGCCTTTGCGGGCGTGCAGGATGCGCTGACGCAATGGTGGTATGGTCATAACGCGGTCGGCTTCTTCCTGACCGCCGGCTTCCTCGGCATGATGTATTATTTCGTGCCGAAACAGGCGCAGCGCCCGGTTTATAGCTACCGGCTGTCGATCGTCCATTTCTGGTCGCTGATCTTCCTCTACATCTGGGCGGGTCCGCACCATCTTCACTACACCGCGCTGCCTGACTGGGCGCAGACTTTGGGCATGGTCTTCTCGGTCATGCTGTGGATGCCGAGCTGGGGCGGGATGATCAACGGCCTGATGACGCTCCAGGGCGCATGGGACAAGATCCGCACCGATCCGATCATCCGCATGCAGGTCCTGGCGCTCGCCTTTTACGGGATGAGCACCTTCGAAGGGCCGATGATGTCGATCAAGAGCGTCAATTCGCTCAGCCACTATACCGACTGGACGATCGGGCACGTGCATTCGGGTGCGCTCGGCTGGGTCGGGATGATCAGCTTTGCGGCGGTGTATTTCATGACCCCGCGGCTGTGGAAGCGCGAGCGGCTCTATTCGCTGCGCATGATCAACTGGCACTTCTGGTGCGCGACCGCAGGCATCGTCGTCTACGCATCGTCGATGTGGGTTGCGGGCATCATGCAGGGGCTGATGTGGCGTGAATATGGGCCCGACGGCTATCTCGTCTACAGCTTCGCCGAGGTCGTGGGTGCGATGAAGCCCTATTACCTGATCCGCGCATTCGGCGGCGGGCTGTACCTTCTGGGTG